Proteins encoded by one window of Ascochyta rabiei chromosome 1, complete sequence:
- a CDS encoding Formamidase, with product MGKEGLRYAAKVDLDTPAADQKVLHNRWHPDIPSVGTIKNNEVVKIECVDWTGGQIGNNDSADDIRDVDLTKIHYLTGPFDIETAEPGDVLVLEIQDVQPLEEQPWGFTGIFAKDNGGGFLDEIYPEPAKAIWDFEGIFCSSRHIPGVRFAGLIHPGILGCAPSADVLALWNKREGELIEACAHTHDRIVAQPPQPKNAHAGSADADLKEKVGREGARTIPGRPEHGGNCDIKNLSRGSKVFLPVHVKGAKFSVGDLHFSQGDGQISFCGAIEMAGVITIKFSVMKGGVKQLDMKSPIYIPGPVEPQFGPGRYIYFEGFSVDEHGKQHYLDATVAYRQTCLRVIEYLRRFGYSDYQIYLLLSCAPVQGHIAGIVDIPNACTTIGLPVDIFDFDISPHLPAEKKDLGSCAFAGK from the exons ATGGGCAAAGAAGGCCTCAGATACGCCGCGAAGGTCGACCTCGACACACCAGCAGCCGATCAAAAAGTCCTTCAT AACCGTTGGCACCCCGACA TTCCCTCGGTCGGCACCATCAAGAACAACGAAGTCGTCAAGATCGAATGCGTAGACTGGACGGGCGGGCAGATTGGCAATAACGACTCGGCCGACGATATCCGCGACGTCGATCTGACCAAGATCCACTACCTGACGGGTCCTTTTGATATCGAGACAGCGGAGCCGGGCGATGTTCTGGTGCTGGAGATTCAGGATGTGCAACCGCTTGAAGAGCAGCCATGGGGGTTTACAGGGATATTTGCGAAGGACAATGGGGGTGGGTTCTTGGATGAGATTTACCCTGAACC GGCAAAAGCCATCTGGGACTTCGAAGGCATATTCTGCTCCTCCCGCCATATCCCTGGCGTCCGCTTCGCCGGCTTAATC CACCCCGGCATCCTCGGCTGCGCGCCCTCCGCCGATGTCCTCGCCCTCTGGAACAAGCGCGAAGGCGAGCTGATCGAAGCCTGCGCACATACGCACGACCGCATTGTCGCCCAGCCACCGCAGCCCAAGAACGCGCACGCCGGGTCTGCTGATGCAGATCTGAAAGAAAAAGTTGGGCGCGAAGGCGCTCGTACGATCCCCGGTCGTCCTGAACATGGCGGTAACTGCGACATCAAGAACTTGTCGCGTGGGTCCAAGGTGTTCCTCCCGGTACACGTCAAGGGCGCAAAGTTTAGTGTTGGCGATCTGCATTTCTCGCAGGGCGATGGGCAA ATCTCGTTCTGTGGCGCGATCGAGATGGCGGGTGTCATCACGATCAAGTTCTCGGTCATGAAGGGCGGCGTAAAGCAGCTGGACATGAAGAGCCCCATCTACATCCCGGGACCCGTGGAGCCGCAATTTGGGCCGGGCAGATACATCTATTTCGAGGGATTCTCGGTCGATGAGCATGGGAAACAGCATTATCTCGATGCGACGGTTGCGTATCGACAAACATGTTTGCGAGTAATTGAGTATCTGAGGCGGTTTG GCTACAGTGACTACCAGATCTACCTCTTGCTATCTTGTGCTCCAGTCCAGGGTCATATTGCAGGTATCGTCGACATTCCTAACGCATGTACCACCATTGGTCTTCCAGTGGACATATTCGACTTCGATATCTCGCCGCATCTTCCAGCCGAGAAGAAGGACCTGGGAAGCTGCGCGTTCGCGGGCAAGTAG
- a CDS encoding Thioredoxin-dependent peroxiredoxin, whose translation MFAARQLLLARPVAGRRLFHASAPVLVKVGDKLPNVELMENSPGNKVNIADELRTGKGLIIGVPAAYSPACSENHIPGYINSAKLKDAGKVFVVSVNDSFVMKAWGKTLDPSGSSGIRFLADPSLAFTKGLDLSFDAASIFGGDRSKRYALVIEDGAVKEAHVESDNTGLNVSAADKVL comes from the exons ATGTTCGCCGCTCGTCAATTGCTTCTAGCGCGCCCAGTCGCTGGTCGCCGTCTTTTCCACGCATCGGCGCCCGTCTTGGTCAAAGTCGGTGACAAGCTGCCCAATGTCGAACTCATGGAGAACTCGCCGGGCAACAAGGTCAACATTGCCGACGAGCTGAGGACCGGCAAAGGTCTCATCATTG GAGTCCCAGCGGCATACTCACCAGCTTGTTCTGAAAACCACATCCCTGGATACATCAACTCAGCCAAACTCAAAGACGCTGGAAAGGTTTTCGTGGTTTCTGTCAACGACAGCTTCGT AATGAAGGCGTGGGGCAAAACATTGGATCCTTCAGGCTCAAGCGGC ATTCGTTTCCTTGCAGACCCCAGTTTGGCTTTCACCAAGGGTCTTGATCTTTCCTTCGATGCCGCCTCCATCTTTGGTGGCGACCGCTCCAAGCGTTACGCCCTCGTCATTGAAGATGGCGCTGTGAAGGAGGCGCACGTCGAGTCGGACAACACCGGACTGAATG TTTCCGCAGCAGACAAGGTCTTGTGA